In [Leptolyngbya] sp. PCC 7376, a genomic segment contains:
- a CDS encoding DUF928 domain-containing protein, producing MNRQHFLFQSVAILVSLCSISTVAIAEPLPAAVATSSVSEIKRSIALPSPSIESIANFGEGMSRCKGKIFLNRASQNYFSALLPADYVAETASTGATNLWFYIPENRMAKAEFSLGANDDASGAIMHFQELNNVDGKNGLLKITIPPNTIRPNTSYWWDLALVLDDVDRSADVYMFGSINQQSLEQVSLDKSPAALALLTDVLSNPTSILSLDESKAQALATALQTSLDSETISMAESQLREYFISRHDDYGQLTQVIAELAQDSRTNAAELEEFEQKHSQMLLELAQVSAFFELWGDTANYLAMARATHPEEWQSLLEVLFLEKQGADAEGMISVLTTAQDF from the coding sequence ATGAACAGACAGCATTTCTTATTTCAATCTGTAGCGATATTGGTCAGTCTCTGCTCTATCTCCACTGTGGCGATCGCCGAACCATTACCCGCTGCTGTCGCAACCTCTTCCGTATCGGAGATCAAAAGAAGTATCGCCCTACCCAGTCCAAGCATTGAGAGTATCGCAAACTTTGGTGAAGGGATGTCCAGATGCAAAGGCAAGATTTTTCTAAACAGAGCATCCCAAAACTATTTTAGTGCTCTCCTACCGGCAGATTACGTTGCGGAAACAGCCTCGACAGGCGCAACAAACCTCTGGTTTTATATTCCAGAAAACCGCATGGCAAAAGCAGAATTCAGCTTGGGCGCAAATGATGATGCGAGTGGCGCAATAATGCATTTCCAAGAACTCAATAATGTCGATGGAAAAAACGGTTTACTGAAAATCACCATACCTCCAAATACAATTCGTCCCAATACATCCTATTGGTGGGATTTAGCCTTAGTTCTGGATGATGTAGACCGTAGTGCAGATGTCTATATGTTTGGTTCCATTAATCAGCAGAGTCTTGAACAGGTTTCTTTAGATAAAAGTCCAGCGGCATTAGCGCTCTTGACGGATGTATTAAGCAACCCAACATCCATTCTTTCCTTAGATGAATCTAAAGCTCAAGCGCTAGCAACAGCACTCCAAACAAGCCTAGATTCAGAAACTATCAGCATGGCCGAAAGCCAATTGCGTGAATATTTCATCTCGCGCCACGATGACTATGGACAGCTAACCCAAGTTATTGCGGAACTCGCCCAAGACTCTCGGACTAATGCAGCAGAACTCGAAGAGTTTGAACAGAAGCACAGTCAAATGCTCTTAGAGTTGGCTCAGGTATCCGCCTTTTTTGAACTCTGGGGCGATACAGCAAATTATTTAGCGATGGCTCGTGCAACACATCCAGAGGAATGGCAATCCTTACTTGAAGTGTTATTTCTAGAGAAGCAGGGCGCAGATGCAGAGGGAATGATTAGTGTATTGACAACGGCACAAGATTTCTAG